One genomic segment of Helianthus annuus cultivar XRQ/B chromosome 14, HanXRQr2.0-SUNRISE, whole genome shotgun sequence includes these proteins:
- the LOC110909051 gene encoding NEP1-interacting protein 1 isoform X2, whose amino-acid sequence MDFYTYPSPPSSSPDSSSFSFHNLLLKLKHFFTSALSAILGNIFSAIFTFFFALVGTLLGALTGALIGQETESGFVRGAAIGAISGAVFSIEVFESSLLLLKSEESGIGCLLYLIDVIVSLLSGRLVRERIGPAMLSAVQSQMGAVETSFDEVHNIFDIGGSKGLPEYFVEKIPKITVTSDNNLDDSGERVSCSVCLQDFQLEETVRSLPQCHHMFHLPCIDKWLIRHGSCPLCRRDL is encoded by the exons ATGGACTTCTACACATACCCATCTCCTCCTTCATCTTCACCAGattcatcatcattttcattcCACAATTTGCTTCTTAAACTCAAACATTTCTTCACCTCTGCACTTTCTGCCATTCTTGGGAACATCTTCTCTGCTATTTTCACCTTCTTCTTCGCATTAG TGGGTACTTTATTAGGAGCTTTAACAGGGGCTTTGATCGGTCAGGAAACAGAGAGTGGGTTtgttaggggtgctgcaattggAGCCATTTCAGGTGCGGTTTTTTCCATTGAAGTTTTCGAATCTTCGCTTCTTCTGTTGAAGTCTGAAGAATCTGGGATCGGATGTCTTCTATACTTG ATTGATGTTATCGTAAGCTTGTTAAGTGGAAGGCTTGTTCGCGAACGAATTGGTCCAGCTATGTTGAGCGCGGTACAAAGCCAG ATGGGTGCGGTTGAAACAAGCTTTGATGAGGTTCATAACATATTTGACATTGGTGGTTCTAAAGGTTTGCCTGAATATTTCGTTGAAAAGATACCGAAAATCACTGTTACAAGTGACAATAATTTGGATGATTCTGGCGAGAGAGTATCGTGTTCTGTGTGTCTACAG GATTTTCAACTCGAAGAAACTGTTAGAAGTTTGCCACAATGTCATCACATGTTTCACCTACCCTGCATCGATAAGTGGCTTATAAGGCACGGATCTTGTCCCTTATGCAGGCGCGACCTCTAA
- the LOC110909051 gene encoding NEP1-interacting protein 1 isoform X1 gives MDFYTYPSPPSSSPDSSSFSFHNLLLKLKHFFTSALSAILGNIFSAIFTFFFALVGTLLGALTGALIGQETESGFVRGAAIGAISGAVFSIEVFESSLLLLKSEESGIGCLLYLIDVIVSLLSGRLVRERIGPAMLSAVQSQMGAVETSFDEVHNIFDIGGSKGLPEYFVEKIPKITVTSDNNLDDSGERVSCSVCLQVINYLILITTTSKHISYLNICFQDFQLEETVRSLPQCHHMFHLPCIDKWLIRHGSCPLCRRDL, from the exons ATGGACTTCTACACATACCCATCTCCTCCTTCATCTTCACCAGattcatcatcattttcattcCACAATTTGCTTCTTAAACTCAAACATTTCTTCACCTCTGCACTTTCTGCCATTCTTGGGAACATCTTCTCTGCTATTTTCACCTTCTTCTTCGCATTAG TGGGTACTTTATTAGGAGCTTTAACAGGGGCTTTGATCGGTCAGGAAACAGAGAGTGGGTTtgttaggggtgctgcaattggAGCCATTTCAGGTGCGGTTTTTTCCATTGAAGTTTTCGAATCTTCGCTTCTTCTGTTGAAGTCTGAAGAATCTGGGATCGGATGTCTTCTATACTTG ATTGATGTTATCGTAAGCTTGTTAAGTGGAAGGCTTGTTCGCGAACGAATTGGTCCAGCTATGTTGAGCGCGGTACAAAGCCAG ATGGGTGCGGTTGAAACAAGCTTTGATGAGGTTCATAACATATTTGACATTGGTGGTTCTAAAGGTTTGCCTGAATATTTCGTTGAAAAGATACCGAAAATCACTGTTACAAGTGACAATAATTTGGATGATTCTGGCGAGAGAGTATCGTGTTCTGTGTGTCTACAGGTAataaattatctgattctgattactACAACTTCAAAACACATTTCATATCTAAATATTTGTTTTCAGGATTTTCAACTCGAAGAAACTGTTAGAAGTTTGCCACAATGTCATCACATGTTTCACCTACCCTGCATCGATAAGTGGCTTATAAGGCACGGATCTTGTCCCTTATGCAGGCGCGACCTCTAA